From the Halodesulfovibrio sp. genome, one window contains:
- a CDS encoding YgjV family protein — MSVFFISQLLVGVALIFDILSFQFKNRKYILHSIAAACFFMAVHFLLLEQWTATVLMGLSAFRYGVSGYTTDRRWMYFFCMAAVAGTVWTYAGLASLLSFGATFVLTVGAFSKTDKRLREITFFGVGLWIIHNVVVWSPSAIALESLFLMSNVVGYYRYYIRPSQPELVTEQE, encoded by the coding sequence ATGTCAGTCTTTTTCATTTCACAGTTGCTTGTCGGTGTAGCTCTTATATTTGATATTCTTTCTTTTCAGTTCAAGAATAGAAAATATATTCTACACTCAATTGCAGCAGCATGTTTTTTTATGGCAGTACACTTTTTGTTGCTCGAACAATGGACAGCAACCGTACTTATGGGGCTTTCCGCGTTTCGTTATGGAGTCAGCGGGTATACGACAGACCGGCGCTGGATGTACTTTTTTTGTATGGCAGCTGTTGCGGGAACAGTTTGGACGTACGCAGGGCTAGCTAGTCTGTTAAGCTTTGGTGCAACCTTTGTGCTGACGGTCGGAGCTTTTTCTAAAACAGATAAACGCCTGCGTGAAATTACGTTTTTCGGGGTTGGGTTATGGATTATTCATAACGTTGTTGTATGGTCTCCATCTGCCATTGCGTTGGAGTCACTTTTCCTTATGAGTAATGTCGTGGGTTACTACAGGTACTATATTCGTCCCTCTCAACCTGAGCTTGTGACTGAACAAGAATAA
- a CDS encoding deoxyribonuclease IV: MPYFGAHMSITGGLEKSVERIIDVDGTALQIFSKNQRQWKSKPLEQKQIDAFIAACGEWGNYPVAVHDSYLINIGSPKKDGVEKSVAALADELERAEQLAIPYLVMHPGAHLGSGTEEALERVAQNLDAALKESRTERVMVLLENTAGQGTTLGRSFSELAAIIHHSHNADRIGVCIDTCHAYAAGYDLATEEGYEATFDEFERVVGMNNLKFMHVNDSKGALGSHLDRHDHIGAGLLGEKTFAQLVNDPRFIDLPMVLETPKGEDLAEDKKNINILRGLVVS; this comes from the coding sequence ATGCCGTATTTTGGCGCTCATATGTCCATAACAGGTGGACTGGAAAAATCTGTTGAACGTATTATTGATGTGGATGGAACAGCACTGCAAATTTTTTCTAAAAACCAGCGACAGTGGAAGTCTAAGCCGTTGGAGCAAAAGCAAATTGATGCTTTCATTGCTGCATGTGGCGAGTGGGGAAACTACCCTGTAGCGGTGCATGATTCATATTTAATTAACATCGGTTCGCCTAAAAAAGATGGGGTGGAAAAATCTGTTGCTGCTCTTGCTGATGAGTTAGAACGGGCTGAGCAACTTGCTATTCCGTATCTTGTGATGCACCCGGGAGCACACTTAGGGAGCGGGACAGAAGAAGCTTTGGAGCGCGTGGCGCAGAATCTTGATGCTGCGTTAAAAGAATCCCGTACAGAACGTGTGATGGTTCTTCTGGAAAATACAGCGGGGCAGGGTACAACTCTTGGGCGTTCCTTTTCAGAACTGGCAGCTATTATCCACCATTCACACAATGCAGACAGGATTGGTGTGTGCATTGATACCTGCCATGCGTATGCTGCGGGGTATGATCTAGCGACTGAGGAAGGCTATGAGGCGACCTTTGATGAATTCGAACGAGTTGTAGGAATGAATAACCTCAAATTTATGCACGTGAATGATTCCAAGGGAGCATTGGGTAGCCATCTTGACCGGCACGATCATATTGGAGCGGGGCTTCTTGGGGAAAAAACGTTTGCGCAGTTAGTTAATGATCCAAGGTTTATTGACTTGCCTATGGTTTTGGAAACCCCGAAAGGAGAGGATTTAGCTGAAGATAAAAAAAATATTAACATTTTACGCGGGTTGGTTGTCAGCTAA
- a CDS encoding YcaO-like family protein codes for MPSSMKYKFNLSDTVGTVGYVSCEPPADLTFEEALAYLEEHPLDDFMHKHLLTRVQDFDQKKFKALLKTAVQDYTIIKPVLAALLYETCLLYGKFSKMLPLFPNDASEQLQHHTPLIYIRWVKQKDKNDHLAWINTFKKNIHDHRMLPLPELIEDFDLPMLYEPHTESFVSIETIREKLLQTPYSNPWSRPPAQETTDLALSRLDKTALFADVEMRHIASLSPIALLRRWNIDLSVTNGSLDYTLQGLATSYGRGLALADARAGLTMEIVERASSFVSFNSEGVLNTLKEHPLEHATYSELTEKNISAFDPNLLSLEVPYEDEKLYWMEGHTPKQNEEGYEPILVPVQMVYMFCNLDEVSLFSSPGSTGLASGNILEEAKVAALMEIIERDAEATKPFSKEECFTLTTEDPKLSMLLNDYAARGVHVMFQDITAEFGIPCYSAFVMGRRGEVYRGTGAGLDGRKAIVSALTETPYPYPQSPPSAPALRGIATRKQKDLPDVSMEDPIRNVQLLEKLLIANNRRPVYVELARKDLQFPVVKALIPHMELTADFDSFTRVSHRLFTNYLRMED; via the coding sequence ATGCCGTCATCAATGAAATACAAGTTTAATCTTTCCGATACCGTTGGCACTGTAGGATATGTTTCCTGCGAGCCACCCGCAGACCTCACATTTGAAGAAGCACTAGCATATCTCGAAGAGCACCCGCTTGATGATTTCATGCATAAGCACCTGCTTACCCGCGTGCAAGATTTCGATCAAAAGAAATTCAAGGCTCTTCTCAAAACAGCTGTGCAAGACTACACTATTATCAAGCCAGTCCTTGCTGCTCTGCTGTACGAAACATGCCTGCTTTACGGAAAATTTTCTAAGATGCTGCCGCTGTTTCCTAATGATGCGTCAGAGCAACTGCAACACCATACTCCTCTTATCTATATCCGGTGGGTTAAACAGAAAGATAAAAACGACCACCTCGCATGGATCAATACGTTCAAAAAGAATATTCACGACCACCGCATGCTTCCGTTGCCGGAGCTTATTGAAGACTTTGATCTCCCAATGCTCTATGAGCCGCATACCGAATCATTTGTTTCCATCGAGACGATTCGCGAAAAGTTACTGCAAACGCCTTACAGTAACCCTTGGTCACGTCCACCTGCACAGGAAACAACCGATCTTGCATTAAGCAGACTAGATAAGACAGCTCTGTTTGCTGATGTAGAAATGCGTCATATTGCGTCGTTATCGCCCATTGCACTTCTGCGTCGCTGGAACATAGACCTTTCGGTTACAAACGGATCATTGGACTACACCTTACAAGGATTAGCAACATCCTACGGACGCGGGTTAGCGTTAGCAGACGCTAGAGCAGGATTAACAATGGAGATAGTTGAACGCGCCTCCTCATTTGTTTCGTTTAATAGCGAAGGAGTGCTTAACACTCTTAAAGAACATCCACTCGAGCATGCCACCTATTCTGAGCTGACAGAAAAAAATATTTCTGCCTTTGACCCAAACCTTCTCTCGCTCGAAGTTCCGTATGAAGATGAAAAACTGTACTGGATGGAAGGACACACCCCAAAACAGAACGAAGAAGGGTACGAGCCTATTCTCGTACCAGTTCAAATGGTGTACATGTTCTGCAACCTAGATGAGGTCTCTTTATTCTCATCTCCGGGTTCAACAGGTCTTGCCTCCGGTAATATTCTTGAAGAAGCAAAGGTCGCTGCCCTTATGGAGATTATTGAACGCGACGCCGAGGCAACCAAACCATTCAGCAAAGAAGAATGCTTTACCCTTACAACAGAAGACCCGAAACTTAGCATGTTGCTGAATGACTATGCCGCACGCGGTGTACATGTCATGTTCCAAGACATTACAGCAGAGTTCGGAATCCCATGTTATTCAGCATTTGTTATGGGCAGACGCGGAGAAGTGTACCGTGGCACAGGTGCAGGGCTGGATGGCAGAAAAGCCATTGTATCCGCGCTGACAGAAACCCCGTACCCATATCCGCAAAGTCCACCTTCAGCACCGGCACTCCGTGGCATCGCCACACGTAAGCAGAAAGATCTACCGGATGTGTCTATGGAAGACCCTATCCGAAATGTTCAATTGCTAGAAAAATTGCTTATCGCAAACAACAGACGCCCAGTATATGTTGAACTGGCACGCAAGGATCTTCAGTTCCCTGTAGTTAAAGCGCTTATCCCGCATATGGAACTCACAGCAGATTTTGATTCCTTTACCCGTGTAAGTCACAGGTTATTTACAAACTATCTACGTATGGAAGACTAA
- a CDS encoding DUF4344 domain-containing metallopeptidase: MRTYYVYIARTTAALFFILAVCALLTPTTVSAKGRLRVIYDLPEPEDINAARIIYQSEVAEEIAQIVEEWSLLKKDVTLRFGTVLGPHFAVLDNGKLEIHIPYDFFSNTQKLFAAKKYAETKDATTAALNSLHHTIYHELGHAIIHSQPTGIPAQLEEHAVDTLSAILLISIYEDGAEIASSAAKAFQLLATETESPLHTKNDIQRFQEINCLVYGSNPRKYAALLEDLPTMTESICPTRFQKTHKQWEQIFKIALPD; this comes from the coding sequence ATGCGCACGTATTATGTATACATAGCTCGCACTACCGCAGCACTATTTTTCATTCTTGCAGTATGTGCGTTGCTCACTCCTACGACAGTATCGGCGAAAGGCAGATTACGTGTCATTTACGATCTTCCAGAGCCGGAAGACATCAATGCTGCGCGCATAATATATCAGTCTGAGGTCGCGGAAGAAATTGCACAGATAGTTGAAGAATGGAGCTTGTTGAAAAAAGACGTAACGCTACGCTTCGGGACTGTCCTCGGTCCACACTTTGCGGTACTGGACAATGGAAAGCTTGAAATTCATATTCCATACGACTTTTTTAGCAATACACAAAAATTATTTGCTGCAAAGAAGTATGCTGAAACCAAAGATGCTACAACAGCAGCGCTAAACTCATTGCACCACACAATATATCACGAATTGGGACATGCTATCATCCACAGCCAGCCAACAGGTATTCCTGCACAGCTGGAAGAACATGCTGTGGACACTCTCTCAGCTATACTGCTCATTAGCATCTATGAAGATGGGGCAGAAATAGCTTCCAGTGCCGCCAAAGCATTTCAACTCCTCGCGACGGAGACAGAATCTCCTCTCCATACAAAAAACGACATACAACGCTTTCAAGAAATCAACTGCCTAGTCTACGGCAGTAACCCCAGAAAATACGCAGCGCTTTTAGAAGACCTGCCTACTATGACCGAGTCAATCTGCCCTACCCGCTTTCAAAAAACGCACAAGCAATGGGAACAAATTTTTAAAATTGCACTTCCTGACTAG
- the nth gene encoding endonuclease III translates to MQKKERALEMLARLHKRYPTKTTHLNFKNVWELFVATVLSAQCTDERVNMVTPVLFERWPSPYELAEADVQDVEQVVRSTGFYRNKAKNIVAAARRVVEVYGGEIPKTSKDVTTLAGAARKTANVVLWNGYGINEGIAIDTHVKRIVFRLGLTKSTNPSVVEKDLLPLFPREEWGFVNHMLVSFGRDVCIARSPQCDVCEMEEFCPKKGVGK, encoded by the coding sequence ATGCAGAAAAAAGAACGCGCGCTTGAAATGCTGGCGCGCTTGCATAAACGATATCCGACAAAAACGACCCATTTGAATTTTAAAAACGTATGGGAGCTTTTTGTTGCTACAGTTCTGTCAGCACAGTGCACTGATGAGCGTGTAAATATGGTGACTCCTGTGTTGTTTGAGCGTTGGCCATCGCCGTATGAATTGGCAGAGGCTGATGTTCAGGACGTGGAGCAAGTTGTTCGTTCTACTGGGTTCTATCGTAATAAAGCAAAGAACATTGTAGCAGCAGCGAGGCGGGTAGTGGAGGTCTACGGAGGCGAAATTCCGAAGACTTCTAAAGACGTGACTACACTTGCGGGTGCAGCCCGTAAAACAGCAAATGTCGTTTTATGGAATGGATACGGCATCAATGAGGGTATCGCTATTGATACTCATGTTAAGCGGATAGTGTTCAGGCTGGGCTTAACAAAATCTACAAACCCTTCGGTGGTTGAAAAAGATTTGCTGCCGCTCTTTCCACGAGAAGAATGGGGGTTCGTCAATCACATGCTGGTTTCATTCGGACGTGATGTCTGTATAGCGCGAAGCCCGCAGTGTGATGTTTGTGAAATGGAGGAATTTTGTCCGAAAAAAGGAGTGGGTAAGTAA
- the cutA gene encoding divalent-cation tolerance protein CutA produces the protein MSFLVYMTVPTQEEARSIGKELVSSRLAACINIFPAVESIYRWENEVQSSHEVVLIAKTSEEKVTALTQRARELHSYDVPCILSLAITGGSPEFLSWIENETR, from the coding sequence ATGTCTTTTCTTGTATATATGACGGTTCCGACACAAGAAGAAGCACGATCAATTGGCAAAGAGCTTGTTTCAAGCCGCCTTGCCGCATGTATCAATATTTTTCCCGCTGTAGAATCCATATATCGATGGGAAAATGAAGTGCAGTCATCTCATGAGGTTGTTTTGATTGCAAAAACATCGGAAGAAAAAGTTACCGCGCTCACTCAACGGGCACGAGAACTGCATAGCTACGATGTTCCATGCATACTGTCTTTAGCAATCACGGGTGGAAGCCCTGAATTTTTATCCTGGATTGAAAACGAAACCCGCTAG
- a CDS encoding carbohydrate kinase family protein, which yields MAIYVFGSIAYDRIMNFDGKFADHILPDKIHMLNVCFFIERLEEKLGGTAGNIAHSLALLGEKPTVLSTVGKDFDRYKKVMEEQNLPLDGIRVVDDLFTASAHITTDQSDNQITGFHPGAMIHPCNYEFPTLSKENDIAIISPGNKDDMMNLPKYFRENGIRYIFDPGQQITIFSGEEMLECIEGAHMLVSNDYELELIKSATGLSKEQLLEKCDYIITTLAENGSRIDNGSPIEVGIAKPTDVVDPTGCGDAFRAGLLKGIVDGKSVEESAKLGAVCASYCVEKYGTREHSFTQDEFEARFAEAFSA from the coding sequence ATGGCAATTTATGTATTCGGCTCTATCGCTTATGACCGCATTATGAACTTCGACGGAAAATTTGCTGACCACATTCTCCCTGACAAAATCCACATGCTGAACGTATGTTTCTTTATTGAGCGTCTGGAAGAAAAACTTGGCGGTACAGCTGGAAACATTGCTCATTCACTGGCACTGCTTGGCGAAAAACCGACCGTTCTTTCCACCGTAGGAAAAGACTTTGACCGTTACAAAAAAGTGATGGAAGAGCAAAACCTTCCACTCGACGGCATCCGCGTTGTAGACGATCTCTTTACCGCCAGTGCACATATTACCACTGACCAAAGCGACAACCAGATTACCGGATTCCATCCGGGTGCTATGATTCACCCATGCAACTACGAGTTCCCGACTCTTTCTAAAGAGAATGACATTGCGATCATTTCTCCGGGTAACAAAGATGATATGATGAATCTGCCTAAGTACTTCCGCGAAAATGGTATCCGCTACATTTTCGATCCGGGTCAGCAGATTACAATTTTCTCTGGCGAAGAAATGCTTGAATGCATTGAAGGTGCACACATGCTGGTATCAAACGATTACGAGCTTGAACTTATTAAGAGTGCTACCGGATTATCCAAAGAGCAGCTTCTTGAAAAATGCGACTACATCATCACAACACTCGCAGAGAACGGCTCCCGCATCGACAATGGCAGCCCTATAGAAGTTGGGATTGCTAAACCTACCGACGTGGTTGACCCTACAGGATGCGGCGATGCATTCCGTGCAGGTCTCCTTAAAGGCATTGTCGATGGCAAATCTGTTGAAGAATCTGCAAAACTCGGTGCTGTGTGCGCGAGCTACTGCGTAGAAAAATACGGAACCCGTGAACACTCCTTTACGCAGGATGAATTTGAAGCACGCTTCGCTGAAGCGTTCAGTGCGTAA
- a CDS encoding heavy metal-associated domain-containing protein, whose amino-acid sequence MATVKVSGMKSPDCAATITDVVKTADGVEVVSVNYATGEVTYGPTECVDPAMVEEMLKEAGYEPEEN is encoded by the coding sequence ATGGCAACAGTAAAAGTGTCTGGAATGAAAAGTCCTGACTGTGCTGCAACGATAACTGATGTTGTAAAAACAGCTGACGGTGTTGAAGTGGTAAGCGTGAACTACGCAACCGGTGAAGTTACGTATGGCCCGACAGAATGCGTTGACCCTGCGATGGTTGAGGAAATGCTCAAAGAAGCAGGATACGAACCGGAAGAGAATTAG
- the miaB gene encoding tRNA (N6-isopentenyl adenosine(37)-C2)-methylthiotransferase MiaB, translated as MIERKFHIMTFGCQMNVSDSDWLKRTLASRGFTECEKPEDASIFIVNTCSVREKPEQKVYSLLGRINVMTKGREDIIVAVGGCVAQQVGRGFFKRFKQVRLVFGTDGLSSAPQALDRLVDDPSLRMSLLDFSEEYPDRDGNWDDAEAPVSSFVNIMTGCDNFCAYCIVPYTRGRQKSRPTQAIIDECKDLLSRGTCEITLLGQNVNSFGQDSHGDGTSFTELLYKIAELDGLKRLRFVTSHPKDIADEVIEAFGKLDVLCPRLHLPVQSGSDAILKKMGRKYDIPAYTRIVEKLKAVRPDIQLTTDMIIGFPGETEEDFLETMRIAKFADYAQSFSFNYSDRPGTRAEMLPDKIEKKVMQDRLTRYQAWQTDNTERILQSMVGKKLDILFEGVSRRPGTEGVSWQGRDVYGQLVIVTLPEGEDVTGKILPVTVTKATRHSLIAEKAGDTW; from the coding sequence ATGATTGAACGCAAATTTCACATCATGACGTTTGGCTGCCAGATGAACGTCAGTGATTCTGACTGGCTGAAACGTACACTTGCTTCCAGAGGCTTTACTGAATGTGAAAAGCCGGAAGATGCTTCTATTTTCATTGTAAATACTTGCTCAGTTCGCGAAAAACCGGAGCAGAAAGTATACAGTCTTCTCGGACGTATTAACGTCATGACCAAAGGGCGTGAGGACATCATTGTTGCTGTTGGCGGCTGTGTTGCCCAGCAGGTTGGTCGCGGGTTCTTCAAACGCTTCAAGCAAGTCCGCCTTGTCTTTGGTACAGATGGACTCTCCTCTGCGCCACAAGCGCTTGATCGCCTTGTTGATGATCCTTCTCTGCGTATGAGCTTGCTTGATTTCTCTGAAGAGTACCCAGATCGCGACGGTAACTGGGATGATGCAGAGGCTCCAGTATCCAGCTTTGTTAATATCATGACTGGCTGTGACAACTTTTGCGCATACTGCATTGTTCCGTACACACGCGGACGCCAGAAGTCTCGTCCGACACAGGCTATTATCGACGAATGCAAAGATTTGCTTTCACGCGGGACTTGTGAAATCACGCTGCTTGGACAGAATGTTAACTCCTTCGGACAAGACAGCCACGGCGATGGTACATCTTTCACTGAGCTTCTTTACAAAATTGCCGAGCTGGACGGCTTAAAACGCCTGCGTTTCGTCACATCCCACCCGAAAGATATTGCGGATGAGGTTATTGAAGCATTCGGCAAGCTGGACGTACTCTGCCCGCGTCTGCATCTTCCTGTACAATCAGGCTCTGATGCTATTTTGAAAAAAATGGGACGCAAATACGATATTCCAGCATACACAAGAATCGTTGAAAAACTTAAAGCGGTTCGCCCGGATATTCAGCTGACGACTGATATGATTATCGGCTTCCCCGGTGAAACCGAAGAAGATTTCCTTGAGACAATGCGTATTGCAAAATTTGCTGACTACGCACAGAGCTTCTCTTTCAACTACTCCGACCGTCCGGGTACTCGAGCAGAAATGCTGCCCGACAAAATCGAAAAGAAAGTAATGCAGGATCGCCTTACACGCTATCAAGCATGGCAGACTGATAATACTGAACGCATCCTCCAATCTATGGTAGGTAAAAAACTGGACATTCTTTTCGAAGGAGTCAGCAGACGTCCGGGAACCGAGGGCGTGTCTTGGCAAGGTCGGGACGTATATGGTCAGTTGGTGATCGTTACATTGCCGGAAGGCGAGGATGTTACAGGAAAAATTCTTCCCGTAACTGTTACCAAAGCCACAAGACACTCTCTCATTGCTGAAAAGGCAGGAGACACATGGTAA
- a CDS encoding bifunctional nuclease family protein: MVRMEVAGLSLDKKTRAPILMLKDLAGEKMLNIWIGAMEAMAISIFLNQVEVPRPLTHDLMLSSMEELGAQLLGVDIVRVENGTYFAELDVDMGGKRSRIDCRPSDAVALALRAGIPILVSQTVLDKAGAAPEKEKHGDPATDGAAQMMRSAQSSQQSQQDSKRVAQAATSEKDEDSLADLLQRMQPDTKYKM; the protein is encoded by the coding sequence ATGGTAAGAATGGAAGTCGCCGGACTTTCCCTTGATAAAAAGACCCGAGCTCCAATACTCATGCTAAAAGATCTGGCAGGCGAAAAAATGCTGAATATCTGGATCGGTGCAATGGAGGCAATGGCTATTTCCATCTTTTTAAATCAGGTGGAAGTTCCTAGACCTCTGACACATGATCTTATGCTTAGCAGCATGGAGGAGTTAGGCGCTCAGTTATTGGGAGTCGATATAGTCCGCGTTGAAAACGGAACCTACTTTGCAGAACTGGATGTTGACATGGGGGGCAAACGCAGCCGTATTGACTGTAGACCATCCGATGCTGTTGCACTCGCCTTACGTGCAGGCATTCCTATTCTAGTATCACAGACCGTTTTAGACAAAGCTGGAGCTGCCCCTGAAAAAGAAAAGCACGGCGACCCAGCCACTGACGGAGCAGCACAAATGATGCGTTCTGCACAAAGCAGTCAGCAATCACAACAAGACTCCAAACGAGTTGCACAGGCGGCAACGTCTGAGAAAGATGAAGATTCTCTCGCAGACCTGCTTCAACGAATGCAACCTGATACAAAATACAAAATGTAG